From the Selenomonas sp. oral taxon 920 genome, the window CGCGGAGGTCCCGACGATCTTATGAAGGCATACCTGCCAAAGGTCAGAAATGCGTGCGTCATCCTCTTCCAGACGCACGGCGCAGACGTCGGCTCCGAGCACGCCGTCACCTCGTTCGCTCGTGCCGCCTACCTTCTCGGTGAAGACACGGAGATCCTCGGCACCTTCTCCGCACAGGGGAAACTCTCGCCAGCGCTCATCGCCCGCCGCAGGAAGTCCGATCCCGACGATACGCACAACAGCCCTGAGGCGCAGGAGCGCTGGGTACGCGCTGCCGAACACCCGAACGAAGAGGATCGTGCCGCCGCACGCGAATTTGTCCACAAGATGGAGCACAAGCTCGACCTCCTCGAAAAGTTTCGTCGGGAACAGGCGGCACGCAGACACGCCTCCTCTGCGTCTCCTCAAAAATAATCTTCTTGCCATCTTTTTTGTAATGGGGTAAAATAAGCATAAGATTAAAACAAGAAGGGGAGGATCTTATGAAGTATCACGTTACATTCACCGCCATCGGAGATTTCGCGCTTCAGCTGCTCCAGACGCGCGGCAACCTCATCATCTTTGACAAGGATGTGCCCTACTCCTACGAGAACATGGTTGTCTCTCACACAAAGGACACGCTGAGCGAGGATGTCAGGGAGGGCGACACAATCGTCATCGCTGAGCGCAGCTACAAGGTCGCACGTGTCGGCGCGGACGCAAATGCGAATCT encodes:
- a CDS encoding flavodoxin family protein, which produces MRKWAVIYSSTTGNTKAIAEEIAGTAGADLFRVQDAPADLSAYEVVALGYWLRRGGPDDLMKAYLPKVRNACVILFQTHGADVGSEHAVTSFARAAYLLGEDTEILGTFSAQGKLSPALIARRRKSDPDDTHNSPEAQERWVRAAEHPNEEDRAAAREFVHKMEHKLDLLEKFRREQAARRHASSASPQK
- a CDS encoding PTS glucitol/sorbitol transporter subunit IIA gives rise to the protein MKYHVTFTAIGDFALQLLQTRGNLIIFDKDVPYSYENMVVSHTKDTLSEDVREGDTIVIAERSYKVARVGADANANLRAHGHVTLHFENEDTGADVQPGEIHLIGTGFPRIMTGDTLEIL